A region from the Rhodamnia argentea isolate NSW1041297 chromosome 7, ASM2092103v1, whole genome shotgun sequence genome encodes:
- the LOC115741903 gene encoding putative HVA22-like protein g isoform X2 has translation MVEDFITRSLLMILGYAYPAFQCFKTMEKSRAHNDELRFWCQYWIIMAILTILERIADAVVSWVPMYGELKLAFIIYLWYPKTKGSGYIYDRLLRPFVTDHETDFETKLTEWRARAWDLAIFYWQNCTDLGQKSLFQVLEYMSSQSSKKTQSIKKNNRNPPPPPPNDTPTFYRPGKTKKNAYEAPRSNTVQVQLDDRTEYMHVIDDNMPEEPGSHRGSKLHLPHLHLRRSEPHH, from the exons ATGGTGGAAGATTTCATCACGAGATCCCTCCT GATGATTCTCGGGTACGCTTACCCAGCATTTCAGTGCTTCAAGACGATGGAGAAAAGCAGAGCCCACAACGACGAACTCCGCTTCTGGTGTCAATACTG GATAATTATGGCGATTCTGACGATATTGGAGAGAATCGCCGATGCGGTAGTCTCCTG GGTGCCGATGTACGGCGAGCTCAAGCTGGCATTTATCATCTACTTGTGGTATCCGAAGACTAAG GGAAGCGGCTACATCTACGACAGGCTGCTGCGCCCATTCGTGACGGACCATGAGACGGACTTTGAGACGAAGTTGACGGAGTGGCGAGCAAGAGCCTGGGATTTGGCCATCTTCTATTGGCAGAACTGTACAGATTTGGGTCAGAAGTCACTCTTCCAAGTCCTTGAGTACATGTCTAGCCAGTCCAGCAAAAAAACACAATCCATCA AGAAGAATAACAGgaacccgccgccgccgccgccaaatGACACCCCCACTTTCTACAGGCCAGGGAAGACCAAGAAGAACGCATACGAGGCACCCAGATCAAATACTGTTCAAGTGCAGCTCGACGACAGAACAGAGTACATGCACGTTATCGACGACAACATGCCAGAAGAACCGGGATCTCATCGCGGCAGCAAGCTCCACTTGCCTCACCTTCATCTTAGGCGCTCAGAGCCACACCATTGA
- the LOC115741903 gene encoding putative HVA22-like protein g isoform X1, producing the protein MVEDFITRSLLMILGYAYPAFQCFKTMEKSRAHNDELRFWCQYWIIMAILTILERIADAVVSWVPMYGELKLAFIIYLWYPKTKGSGYIYDRLLRPFVTDHETDFETKLTEWRARAWDLAIFYWQNCTDLGQKSLFQVLEYMSSQSSKKTQSITKKNNRNPPPPPPNDTPTFYRPGKTKKNAYEAPRSNTVQVQLDDRTEYMHVIDDNMPEEPGSHRGSKLHLPHLHLRRSEPHH; encoded by the exons ATGGTGGAAGATTTCATCACGAGATCCCTCCT GATGATTCTCGGGTACGCTTACCCAGCATTTCAGTGCTTCAAGACGATGGAGAAAAGCAGAGCCCACAACGACGAACTCCGCTTCTGGTGTCAATACTG GATAATTATGGCGATTCTGACGATATTGGAGAGAATCGCCGATGCGGTAGTCTCCTG GGTGCCGATGTACGGCGAGCTCAAGCTGGCATTTATCATCTACTTGTGGTATCCGAAGACTAAG GGAAGCGGCTACATCTACGACAGGCTGCTGCGCCCATTCGTGACGGACCATGAGACGGACTTTGAGACGAAGTTGACGGAGTGGCGAGCAAGAGCCTGGGATTTGGCCATCTTCTATTGGCAGAACTGTACAGATTTGGGTCAGAAGTCACTCTTCCAAGTCCTTGAGTACATGTCTAGCCAGTCCAGCAAAAAAACACAATCCATCACCAAG AAGAATAACAGgaacccgccgccgccgccgccaaatGACACCCCCACTTTCTACAGGCCAGGGAAGACCAAGAAGAACGCATACGAGGCACCCAGATCAAATACTGTTCAAGTGCAGCTCGACGACAGAACAGAGTACATGCACGTTATCGACGACAACATGCCAGAAGAACCGGGATCTCATCGCGGCAGCAAGCTCCACTTGCCTCACCTTCATCTTAGGCGCTCAGAGCCACACCATTGA
- the LOC115741928 gene encoding 2-Cys peroxiredoxin BAS1, chloroplastic, translating into MACLAASTALISSNPSSSLPNKSMSPVMLSSSRTVAFPNSIPALTNPFLSSRIPRSIAPSRASNSRRRSFSVRASSELPLVGNSAPNFEAEAVFDQEFINVKLSDYIGKKYVILFFYPLDFTFVCPTEITAFSDRHGEFEKLNTEVLGVSVDSVFSHLAWIQTDRKSGGLGDLKYPLISDVTKSISKSYGVLIPDQGIALRGLFIIDKEGIIQHSTINNLAIGRSVDETLRTLQALQYVQDNPDEVCPAGWKPGEKSMKPDPKLSKEYFAAI; encoded by the exons ATGGCCTGCTTAGCTGCTTCGACCGCCCTTATCTCCTCCaacccctcctcctccttgcccAACAAGTCCATGTCCCCTGTGATGCTCTCCTCGTCCCGGACCGTCGCTTTCCCCAACTCCATCCCCGCTCTCACCAACCCCTTCCTCTCTTCTCGCATCCCCAGATCGATCGCTCCCTCCCGCGCCTCCAATTCCAGGCGCCGCAGCTTCTCCGTTAGGGCCTCC AGCGAGCTTCCCCTTGTTGGAAATTCAGCACCAAATTTTGAGGCAGAGGCTGTCTTTGATCAGGAGTTCATCAAT GTTAAGCTGTCAGATTACATTGGGAAGAAGTATGTGATTCTTTTCTTCTACCCATTGGACTTCACTTTTGTCTGCCCAACAG AGATCACTGCATTTAGTGACCGACATGGGGAGTTTGAAAAGTTGAACACAGAAGTACTGGGTGTTTCTGTTGACAGTGTG TTTTCCCACCTTGCATGGATTCAAACAGATAGAAAGTCAGGGGGTCTTGGTGATCTCAAGTATCCACTTATCTCTGATGTCACCAAATCCATTTCAAAGTCATATGGTGTACTTATACCCGATCAG GGAATTGCATTGAGAGGACTGTTTATCATCGACAAGGAAGGAATTATTCAGCATTCCACCATCAATAATCTTGCCATCGGCCGAAGCGTCGATGAAACATTGAGGACATTGCAG GCCTTGCAGTACGTGCAGGATAACCCCGACGAGGTTTGCCCAGCCGGGTGGAAGCCTGGGGAGAAGTCCATGAAGCCAGACCCTAAGCTCAGCAAGGAGTACTTTGCGGCCATATAG
- the LOC115741872 gene encoding uncharacterized protein LOC115741872: MEIGPAQYHHHLLLLLLLLLIGLSHHFKVSQEAICTIWKFVHPLLILTANQKQKPEVSKLALSLLIPPPKPCSIMQDALPLHFNPPHHFPFPPHDFPSPSLHPSTILRLPAAVSSKSSSSSAAAAAATISLPPKPPKTNVIPSPPPPPPPPPPLPSHAEFEEKMLFLDSLGIDFFSLIGRHPAVAAAPLPDLKSTVHFLSSMGFTAAELRRIVGMCPEVLTSRVSDVLPVLTFLLREAKVDCSDLRRIVNRRPRLLVCSVKHRLRPTLYFLQSIGIAEKLNESGRGFPAAQHVNGKWCLVTELRTFVIELIVSLLELVI; the protein is encoded by the exons ATGGAAATTGGGCCGGCCCAataccaccaccacctcctcctcctcctcctcctcctcctcattggATTATCCCATCATTTCAAGGTGTCCCAGGAGGCAATCTGCACAATCTGGAAATTTGTTCATCCTCTTCTTATCCTCACAGCCAACCAGAAACAAAAGCCAGAAGTGTCGAAGCTCGCTCTGTCGCTCCTCATTCCTCCTCCCAAGCCATGTAGCATCATGCAAGACGCACTCCCTCTCCATTTCAATCCACCCCATCACTTCCCTTTCCCTCCCCATGATTTCCCCTCGCCGTCTCTCCACCCATCAACAATCCTCCGCCTCCCCGCCGCCGTCTCCTCCAAGTCCTCCTCCTCgtcagccgccgccgccgccgccaccatctccctccctcccaaaCCCCCCAAGACCAACGTAATCCcgtcccctcctcctcctcctcctcctcctcccccactCCCCTCCCACGCCGAATTCGAGGAGAAGATGCTCTTCCTCGACTCCCTCGGCATCGACTTCTTCTCCCTCATCGGCCGCCACCCCGCGGTCGCCGCCGCCCCTCTCCCCGACCTCAAGTCCACCGTCCACTTCCTCTCCTCCATGGGCTTCACCGCCGCCGAGCTCCGCCGCATCGTGGGCATGTGCCCCGAGGTCCTCACCTCCCGGGTCTCCGACGTCCTCCCCGTCCTCACCTTCCTCCTCCGCGAGGCGAAAGTGGACTGCTCCGACCTCCGGAGGATCGTCAACCGGCGGCCGCGGCTGCTTGTCTGCAGCGTCAAGCACCGGCTCCGCCCCACCCTCTATTTCCTCCAGAGCATTGGCATCGCCGAG AAACTGAATGAAAGTGGCAGAGGCTTTCCTGCGGCCCAACATGTGAATGGTAAATGGTGCTTAGTCACTGAGCTCAGAACAT TTGTAATTGAACTGATCGTCAGTCTATTGGAACTCGTTATTTAG